A region from the Simiduia sp. 21SJ11W-1 genome encodes:
- a CDS encoding AraC family transcriptional regulator, translated as MPYPLISKNFLTGLPELLAEQGIAPAPLFAEAGLALALQDAAQDLIPFECHNRLLLLAAKALGWPHLGLVLARRQGLFIFGPLASLTRQCRTVGEALSVFSQHLSMVVQTVDIELMHQGELAHLIVRGRFDQIARTPTFQDHALALAYDLIQVFCGNHWRPRAVYFSHPAPANIAPYGQFFHCPIGFDHPHLALVLEGKLLSHPLHPDAAQFPERLRQHLEQRHGQDLLQQLREVIALTLATDECQLSRIAGAIGYSARTLQRHLQQQGTSFQKVQESVRQQQAQHYLGNGFYRITDVAAMLGFSELSAFTRSFKRWFGVSPQTWRARHQRQIAPAMHK; from the coding sequence ATGCCCTACCCGCTGATCAGCAAAAACTTTCTCACAGGCTTGCCGGAATTGTTGGCAGAGCAAGGGATAGCCCCGGCGCCGCTGTTTGCCGAGGCGGGCCTGGCACTTGCGCTGCAAGACGCCGCCCAAGACCTGATTCCCTTCGAGTGCCACAACCGGCTGCTGCTACTTGCGGCCAAGGCGCTGGGCTGGCCCCACCTTGGGCTGGTACTGGCGCGCCGGCAGGGGCTGTTTATTTTCGGCCCGCTGGCGAGCCTTACCCGCCAGTGTCGCACCGTGGGAGAGGCGCTTTCGGTGTTTAGCCAGCATCTTTCCATGGTGGTGCAAACGGTAGATATCGAACTGATGCACCAAGGCGAACTTGCCCACCTGATTGTGCGCGGGCGGTTTGACCAAATTGCCCGCACCCCCACCTTCCAGGATCACGCGCTGGCACTGGCCTACGATTTGATTCAGGTTTTTTGCGGCAACCACTGGCGCCCAAGGGCTGTGTACTTCAGCCACCCGGCGCCTGCAAACATCGCACCTTACGGCCAGTTTTTTCACTGCCCCATCGGCTTTGACCACCCACACCTGGCACTGGTGCTGGAGGGCAAGTTGCTGAGTCACCCCCTACACCCGGATGCGGCGCAATTTCCGGAGCGCTTGCGCCAGCATTTGGAACAACGCCACGGGCAGGATTTGCTGCAGCAATTGCGCGAAGTGATCGCCTTAACCCTGGCCACCGATGAATGCCAGCTCTCACGCATTGCCGGCGCCATCGGCTACAGCGCCCGCACATTGCAGCGCCACTTGCAGCAACAGGGTACGAGCTTTCAGAAGGTGCAGGAATCCGTGCGCCAGCAACAAGCACAGCACTATTTGGGCAACGGGTTTTACCGCATTACCGATGTGGCAGCCATGCTCGGGTTTTCCGAGCTTTCGGCCTTTACCCGCAGCTTCAAGCGCTGGTTTGGGGTAAGCCCGCAAACCTGGCGCGCCAGGCACCAACGCCAAATTGCACCTGCCATGCACAAATGA
- a CDS encoding GMC family oxidoreductase yields MAKLYDYVIVGGGSAGCVLANRLSADGSTRVCLLEAGGAGNSALIRTPLGVIAAVAGGLFNWRYYTKIQPPLGNRRLYCPRGKALGGSSAINAMLYVRGQPQDFDRWAKDEGCPGWDWASVLPYFKKAQHQERGESEFHGVGGPLNVADLRHRHPLCEAFIEAAQQAGLARNDDFNGAEQAGVGWFQTTQKNGQRCSAAAAYIEPIVAERRNLTVITHAHTRKVLFENKRAVGVAYEVDGQVFRARAAREVILSAGAFGSPQLLLLSGVGAPEKLEPHGIECVHNLPGVGENLQDHADVLVVCKDKSALSWGTLRPRQMLRSVWALGRYVFRKDGMFSSTVAEVGAFFKAQPEAATPDVQLHVSPIAMANHGRHLPYYFRYGLTVHVGLLRPHSRGRITLASGDPKAAPVIDLNLLGDARDVAPLVAGVQKVREILRQQALAHSYAGELRPGDDVQSEAELAAFVRAEANHIYHPAGSCKMGTDAQAVVDPQLRVHGLAGLRVVDASVMPSLISGNTNAPTIMIAEKAADMILAQADEASLASSATA; encoded by the coding sequence ATGGCAAAACTCTACGACTACGTGATAGTGGGCGGCGGCTCAGCGGGCTGCGTATTGGCCAACCGGTTGAGCGCCGACGGCAGCACCCGGGTGTGTTTGCTAGAGGCCGGCGGGGCCGGCAACAGCGCGTTAATCCGCACGCCGCTGGGGGTCATAGCGGCCGTAGCCGGTGGCCTGTTCAACTGGCGCTACTACACCAAAATTCAACCACCGCTGGGCAATCGCCGCCTTTACTGCCCGCGCGGCAAGGCGCTCGGTGGCAGCAGCGCCATTAACGCCATGCTATATGTGCGCGGCCAGCCGCAGGATTTTGACCGCTGGGCAAAGGATGAAGGCTGCCCCGGTTGGGATTGGGCCAGCGTGTTGCCCTACTTTAAAAAAGCCCAGCACCAAGAGCGCGGCGAGAGCGAGTTTCACGGTGTGGGTGGGCCGCTAAATGTGGCAGATCTACGCCACCGCCACCCCTTGTGCGAGGCGTTTATCGAGGCGGCCCAGCAGGCCGGACTTGCGCGCAACGACGATTTTAACGGGGCCGAGCAGGCAGGCGTTGGCTGGTTTCAAACCACGCAAAAAAATGGCCAGCGCTGCAGCGCGGCAGCGGCCTACATTGAGCCGATAGTGGCCGAGCGACGCAACCTCACGGTGATCACCCACGCGCACACCCGCAAGGTGTTGTTTGAAAATAAACGCGCGGTGGGGGTGGCGTACGAGGTGGACGGCCAGGTTTTTAGAGCGCGCGCGGCGCGCGAAGTGATTCTCAGCGCCGGGGCTTTTGGCTCTCCGCAGCTGCTGTTGCTCTCGGGTGTTGGCGCGCCGGAAAAACTCGAACCCCACGGCATTGAATGCGTGCACAATTTGCCCGGCGTGGGTGAAAACCTGCAAGATCATGCGGATGTATTGGTGGTTTGCAAAGATAAATCGGCACTCAGCTGGGGCACCTTGCGCCCGCGGCAAATGCTGCGCAGTGTGTGGGCGCTCGGGCGCTATGTGTTTCGCAAAGACGGTATGTTCAGCTCTACCGTGGCCGAAGTGGGTGCGTTTTTTAAGGCGCAGCCAGAGGCCGCCACGCCCGATGTGCAGTTGCATGTGTCTCCCATCGCCATGGCCAATCACGGCCGCCACCTGCCCTACTATTTTCGCTACGGGTTAACGGTACACGTGGGGTTACTCAGGCCCCACAGCCGCGGGCGCATTACCCTTGCCAGTGGCGACCCAAAAGCAGCCCCGGTGATTGATTTGAATTTGTTGGGTGACGCACGGGATGTGGCGCCCCTGGTGGCGGGTGTGCAAAAGGTGCGTGAAATTTTGCGCCAGCAGGCCCTTGCGCACAGCTATGCAGGCGAGCTGCGCCCGGGCGACGATGTGCAATCCGAGGCCGAACTTGCAGCCTTTGTACGCGCTGAAGCCAACCACATTTATCACCCGGCCGGCAGCTGCAAAATGGGTACTGATGCGCAGGCGGTGGTAGATCCACAGCTGCGCGTGCACGGCTTGGCGGGCCTGCGGGTGGTGGATGCCTCGGTAATGCCATCGCTCATTAGCGGCAACACCAATGCGCCCACCATAATGATTGCGGAAAAAGCCGCCGATATGATTTTGGCGCAAGCAGACGAGGCGTCTTTGGCCAGCAGCGCAACAGCGTGA
- a CDS encoding DUF3313 family protein has product MKSLSSKTLFAAAVALAGVLMMPASNALAESAPADGLAPVKVKRLDEVRAKPGVAWGEYTHVQLLALDVSDVAIKAPAQTHKRDIKPLTDKQKAALSESYARAFTRELIEDGIFKTAEQGAANTLVIRAKLVEIAPNYIPSSGFAMSGRHRVYAENAGKMTMTFELLDGASGELLAQITDEREGTRMWREINPVEVRSQTNQIMSSWARIFRNHLDDLGRH; this is encoded by the coding sequence ATGAAAAGCCTTTCTTCAAAAACGTTGTTTGCAGCCGCAGTGGCACTGGCGGGTGTGCTGATGATGCCGGCTTCCAATGCCTTGGCCGAGTCCGCACCAGCCGATGGTCTGGCGCCTGTGAAAGTGAAGCGCCTGGATGAGGTGCGAGCCAAGCCCGGTGTGGCCTGGGGCGAATACACCCATGTGCAATTGCTGGCGCTGGATGTGAGCGATGTTGCAATTAAGGCGCCTGCGCAGACCCACAAGCGCGATATCAAACCACTCACAGATAAACAAAAAGCGGCCTTGTCGGAATCTTACGCGCGTGCGTTTACCCGTGAGTTGATTGAAGACGGTATATTTAAAACCGCCGAGCAAGGTGCGGCCAATACCCTGGTGATTCGCGCAAAACTTGTAGAGATTGCGCCCAATTATATTCCCAGCAGTGGCTTTGCAATGTCTGGCAGACATCGCGTGTACGCAGAAAACGCGGGCAAAATGACCATGACATTTGAATTGCTCGATGGCGCGAGTGGTGAGTTGCTGGCACAAATTACCGACGAGCGCGAGGGCACGCGCATGTGGCGTGAAATCAATCCCGTAGAAGTGCGCTCGCAAACGAACCAGATCATGAGCAGTTGGGCGCGAATTTTTCGCAATCACCTCGATGACCTGGGCCGCCACTGA